Within Candidatus Delongbacteria bacterium, the genomic segment AAGAGTATTATCGTTACTTTACCATTCAAATGCTATAGCATTTGAACCGGCTCCAGCAATTACCTTGCTTCGCAAGGATAAGCCTACACCGGTGATAGTATGCTTTTGAGATCTATGTTTTTTTAAGACAAGATAATGTTTTAATCATCTTCTCTTCCAAACCAAAATTCTAAACATAAAAACACCACAACCAGCGGAATTCTAACCGCAGGTTAGTGAAGCTGGTTCAGCTTTTCTGAAAAGCTGAAATTTTTGTTACTTTTGTTTTCAAAAGTAATCTTGAAAAAATGTTATTAGAAGTTGATAACTTATCTTAAATTTTCCATAATAGCATTATAAATTTGAACTGGAAAATGTTAGATATAAAGAATTAATACTTATTTCGTACTCTATACTTTCTTTTTACATTTATAGCCTTATATTATTTAACTAATCGAATTTGTATAAATTTTCTTAAAGGGCAAATTATGAATATTTCCAACTATCGCAAACTCTTTCCAGTAGTATCAAAAGTTATTTTTCTAAACAATGCAGCAGAATCACCAATGAATCTGAGAGTGTATGAAGCTCTGGAAGATTATAGTAATCTAGCCTTGAATGAACCTCAAAACAAAAAATCTCCACGATCAGCAATCCGTGAAAGGTTAGCTACTCTTTTTGGAGGAGAAATCTCCGATTATGCACTTGTAACTAGTACGGGTGTTGGAGTAGGTTTAGTAGCCCAAGGTTTTCCTTGGGTTGCTGGTGATAACATTGTGGTTCCAGCAGCAGAACATTGGAATAATACTTTTCCATGGCTGGCATTAAAATCTAAAGGTATAGAAGTAAGGTTCGTATACCCAGATGATAATGAGAGAGTTAAACCTGAAGATTTTGAAAAATTAATTGATAATAGAACAAAAATTGTCGCATGTGCCGCAGTTCGTTTTAATACTGGATTTCGAGCAGATCTAAAATCAATAAGTAGTTTAGCCCATAAAGTTGGTGCATTATTTTTTGTCGATGGCATACAAGGAGCTGGTGTATTTGAAATGAATGTAATTGATCTTGGCATCGATATTATGTCGGCTGCAGGCTTTAAATGGCTTCTTGGCTTACCTGGAAGTGGATTTCTTTACATCAACGAAAAATCAAGAAAACTCATCAATCCTATTTTGCCTGGTATGTTTGCTGCCGAAAACATTTATACAGAATTGAAATACTTTGAAGATGCTCGTCGTTATGAAACCGGAACCATTGGCTATTCTTTATTCCATGCTTGGATTGCCGGTTTGGATCTTTTAATTGAAATTGGAGTTCAAAATATTCATAATCGTGTTATTGCTTTGACAGATATTATTGTTAAAGGATTAAAATCCAGAAATTATAAAATTTACTCTCCAATTGAGAATATCAATGAACGGTCTGGAATCATCTCATTTTCTACCGGTAATGAATCAAGCAATTCAGCTTTGGTAAACAAACTGGCAGCAAAAAATATTATTGTCGCCCTTAGAGATGGGCGAATCAGAGTTAGTCCAAATTTTTATAACAATGAAGAAGAGATTGAAAAATTTCTAGAAAATTTGGATTAAGCAAAGAGTACATATCTATCCTCGCATACAATATTCAGGATACATGAATTTGAACCTGCTCAACCTGCCATCGGCAATGTTCAGCTGGTAAAAGCTTTTTATGTTAAGTTGTAGTTTTTGAAGAAGATGCAGAACTCTCTTAATATTCAACTAATTAGCAAAATAACATTACCAATTATTGTTCTTATAAAAACCTTAATATCTTCTCTTTCAAATCATTTTATCAAAAGCATTTTTCCTGTCAAATTCTTATTCTCTAAGCTAATGGAGTAGTGATATACTCCGCTTGAAAGTTTAGAGCCATCGAATTGTAACTCATGCATACCTGAAGTTTGAATATCATTTAATAGTTCTTTTACAACTTCCCCTCGTGAATTATAAATAGTCACTTCAACTATTCCTTCAAAAGGTAAACTATACGAGATCGTGGTCGTCGGATTGAAAGGATTTGGGTAGTTTTGTGATAACATAAAGCTCTCTGGTGATTTTATTTCATCAACCTTGACATCATTTGTGGCACAGTATATTGCAGAGTAATACTCATAATCTCCTTTGCCTATAAAATAGAATTTATTCTCATTAATAAATTGATGATATGCAAAAGGAGATATATCGTATCCTTCGTAATTCGTTTCAAATGAGATGATAGAATCATAACTTAAAGTCTCATAATTAACCTTAAAAATATGAGAGGTCACGACTTTTGACGAAAGATCTATTCCCTGAACATATATATTATCTCCATTATCTAATGAAATAGGATTTAGGCCTGAAATGTTGACTTCATCAAAAGTAATTGAATCAAGAGTTTTAGTTGAGGAATCATAGATATACAGTTTTGAACTAAAATATCCTTTTGTAAATACAACCCGAAATCCATCTTCAGTTGCAAAACATGCAATACGTTTCAAAGCACTTTTATGATATTCGATACTTGCATCAATCATGTCTGATATGAAAAATGTTTCTTCAGTTTGTGTATCCATAATATATAATGATCCAAACTGATCGTCATCCTGATCTACATAATAAATATAACGAGCGGAGTTTTTAGCCCATCCAATAGCTCTATGATTTAACGATGCAGTATGCAAAACGTCCTCTTCTAAGCTATCAAGATTTTTGATTTTCAAAATTTTATCTTTTGAGTATAAAATTCTATTGTCATCTGGGGAATAAAACAGAAAATCTGCATTGACTTGGAGGGTGTCCA encodes:
- a CDS encoding aminotransferase class V-fold PLP-dependent enzyme, translating into MNISNYRKLFPVVSKVIFLNNAAESPMNLRVYEALEDYSNLALNEPQNKKSPRSAIRERLATLFGGEISDYALVTSTGVGVGLVAQGFPWVAGDNIVVPAAEHWNNTFPWLALKSKGIEVRFVYPDDNERVKPEDFEKLIDNRTKIVACAAVRFNTGFRADLKSISSLAHKVGALFFVDGIQGAGVFEMNVIDLGIDIMSAAGFKWLLGLPGSGFLYINEKSRKLINPILPGMFAAENIYTELKYFEDARRYETGTIGYSLFHAWIAGLDLLIEIGVQNIHNRVIALTDIIVKGLKSRNYKIYSPIENINERSGIISFSTGNESSNSALVNKLAAKNIIVALRDGRIRVSPNFYNNEEEIEKFLENLD
- a CDS encoding T9SS type A sorting domain-containing protein translates to MYKILIVIFLHTFLLASWQIEKMAVNETAYLGGLLISPNQEKMIYLNIYQLKYIQNENFDDPATIQFMNSMPRSGRQSWSFDSQRVSYDDFRITDDVALFNFSTNFVGWNLDTLQVNADFLFYSPDDNRILYSKDKILKIKNLDSLEEDVLHTASLNHRAIGWAKNSARYIYYVDQDDDQFGSLYIMDTQTEETFFISDMIDASIEYHKSALKRIACFATEDGFRVVFTKGYFSSKLYIYDSSTKTLDSITFDEVNISGLNPISLDNGDNIYVQGIDLSSKVVTSHIFKVNYETLSYDSIISFETNYEGYDISPFAYHQFINENKFYFIGKGDYEYYSAIYCATNDVKVDEIKSPESFMLSQNYPNPFNPTTTISYSLPFEGIVEVTIYNSRGEVVKELLNDIQTSGMHELQFDGSKLSSGVYHYSISLENKNLTGKMLLIK